The sequence cgaccacatcctcagcataactaagaccgcctctttccacctccataacatcgcccgtctccgcccttacctcaactcatcactgctgaagccctcatccatgcctttgttacctctcgaccaacgcactcctgactggcctcccacattctaccctaggtaaactagaggtgatccaaaacccgctcacccatcacccctgtgctcgctgaccaacattgtttTCTGGTTAAGCAACTCtttggtttcaaaattctcattcttattttcaaatccctccatgaccttgcctctccctatctctgtaatctcctccagccccacaacccccgagatgtctgcgctcctgtaattctgctctcctgtgcatccctgcttataatcactcaaccattggaggcgtgccttctgttgcctaggccccaagctctggaactcgctgcctaaacatctctgcctctctatctctctttcctccttcaaaatgctccttaaaataaatctctttgaccaagcttttggtcacctgcgctaatttctacttatacgactCGGTTTCagattttatcacataatactcctgtgaagcgcattgggacgtttcactacctaaaaggcgctatataaatacaagttgttgttgttgagacactcttgtttgaaaggcactatataaatacaagttatttattATGAGTAGCCTCTGACTGATCGTTTTATACATTCATTGAATATTGAATGATCTCCATTACCTTTTTTCAATCCCCTCCACCTGATTGTCCTCAAGGTGATCCAATACACCCAGACACAATACAGGGAAATCGAGCCCAATGTATCCTTCCAGTTGTGGTAGTGGTTCCAAACCCTTCATGTACAGAGACACTGCTGTTCTCCAACTCTCTGATTCAATTGATTTACCTTATATTATACTCCTTGCCACAGATGGTATCCAGATGTTGAGAACCAAAGATGGCTCACTCTATCAGGCCTTCTGTGACATGACCACCAATGGCGGTGGTTGGACTCTTGTCGCAAGCGTCCACGAGAACAACATGTACGGGAAATGCACCACTGGGGACCGCTGGTCCAGCCAACAAGGGAATGATGCTCGATGTCCGGCAGGAGACAGGTCATGGTCCAACTATGTGACATTTGGTTCAACAGATGGAGCGACAAGTGACGACTTGAAGGTGATAAACTTTTGTGAAATCTTTTTGCTTAAAAGAATGCATGGTTTGTAGCGACTGGGGCTAATGGAGCAGCTGACCAGAGCTGAGGCAATTAAGACAAATGTGCAAAGAAGGAGAAGTCTAACTGAAGGAGTTGAGGGTAGCTTGTAATTAAAGAGAAAGGACATCTACTGAACTGCCCCATTCAATTTGCAGCCGTGTGAGGGAAGATATTGTGGTATCTTGCCTTTTGTTGCCTGGTTAATTGTTGGTTGTCACCTCGGAACAGATATTGTGTAGAGAAGTCCCTCCTATTTGATTCCATGAGAATCCAATGGGGgctaatgtaatgcccctattttaaaaaggaggcaaacaagagcaggaaactatagaccagttagcctaacatctgtgttgggaaaatgttggagtccattattaaagaagcagtagcaggacatttgaaaaagcaaaatttggtcaggcagcgtcagcatggatttatgaaggggaagtcacgtttgacaaatttgctcgagttctttgaggatgtaacgaacagggtggatgaaggggtatcagtggatgtggtgtatttggacttccagaagacatttgacaaggtgccacataaaaggttactacacaagataaatgttcacagggttgggggtaatatattagcatggatagcggattggctaactaacagagagtcgggataaatggttcattctctcgttggcaactagtggggtaccgcagggatcagtgctgggaccccaactatttacaatccatattaacgacttggaagaagggactgagtgtaacgtagccaagtttgctgacgatacaaagatgggagggaaaacaatgtgtgaggaggacacaaacaatctgcaaaaggacgtagacaagctaagtgagtgggcaaaaatttggcagatggagtataatcttggaaagtgtgaagtcatgcactttggcagaacaaatcaaagagcaagttattatttaaatggagaaagattgcaaagtgccgcagtacagcggaacctgggggtatttgagcatgaaacacaaaaggatagtatgcaggtacagcaagtgatcaggaagaccaatggtatcttggccttcattgcaaaggggatggcgtataaaagcagggaagtcttgctacagctatataagatattggtgaggccacacctggaatactgtgtgcagttttggttttcatatttacgaaaggatatacttgctttagaggcagttgagagaaggttcactaggttgattccagggatgagggggttgacttatgaggaaaggttgagtaggttgggcctctactcactggaattcagaagaatgagaggtgatcttatcgaaacgtatgagattgtgagggggcttgacgaggtggatgcagagaggatgtttccactgatgggtgagactagaactggagggcacaatcttagaataaggagccgctcatttaaaacagagaagaggagaaacttcttctctgagggttgtaaatctgtggaattcgctgcctcagagctggggaagctgggacattgaataaatttaagacagaaatagacagtatcttcaacgataaggggttatggggaacaggagggaaagtggagctgagtccatgatcagatcagccacgatcttattgaatggtggagcaggctcgaggtgccctatggcctactcctgctagttcttatgttcttatcttcttaagaCATTGTGATTGGTGAGTGCTGCCCTCAGCCCACTCTGCCTGCTAAATAACCAGAATGGAACTTCCTCATGTTCTAACACTGGACTTAGGAGTCTTCTGAAGAAGATCAAGGCTTTCAAATTATTAACAAATTGGCTTATAATCAAAAGAAGGTGGAAGACAAATTGAAGTCCTCCTGGGAGTTAGTAATAAGTAAAGTTTCATAAGAATCACTTGCTGTTCACACTATTAACAAGTTGAATGGGGAAGAGTTATTCTTGTACCAATATCTAATTTGCTGATGATAGCTAGCTGTGTGAGCAAGTGCCAAATCCAAGTGAGATTGACAATTAAATGGGTGGGCTAAGGGAGGGCAGGTGGTTTTTAATGTTGACATTATTGGGACTATAAATTCGGTAGTTTAGCGCCACGTGTTAGTGCCTGGTTGGGGTGCTAACGGGACACGAAGGGGTTAGCAACCGGACGCAGCGAATGCAGCGAAGCCCACGAACTTCAGTGCTGGTTTAGTGCTGGTGCTAACCCGTAgtgcctgggcctctagtgcctcactgatcatgatgtcataaagtgcgcagcgctccattatcgccccggatgtaaaattaACTCTCGCCCCCTGCTGTAACACCTCGTGTCGACAACCCCAGCAAGAGGAGGCATTGTGAACATGGCTGGCCAATTGGGGAGTGGTAATTTAAAGGAAAGTTTTCCAGTTAGCGCAACCTTTATTATTTTCATCCGTCTGGTGCCTGTGCAAAGTTTTTCATGTTTAACCAGTGCAAGATATCCAAGGCCTccactgtgtgagtgtttggggctgtaatggcagtcacgcaggtcaccttgcaaaacagaactgccAACAACGagcttgtgcagcatcattggTCCTGCCCTTTACGCGAGGGAAGTAGCCTCTCATGCCGTTACCAATGCGCTCGAAATTGTTCTGCGCTTTGCCGCTTCCGCCCCACTCTCGGACTTTGGCgcactaagagaagtggttagagcttgatttagtgctccacttccctcttggagcgctaaagctgaatatcACTGGAGGTGAGAATGATTAGTGCCTGGTGCTACTTTTTCAACTTTCCAACCGGGGCGTTACCGAATATCTAGACCAAGGTTCTACAAACTGGAACAGGAAACACAGAGCACAGGCAAGGTGAAGGGAAGTGAATGAACAAAGGAGAAATGTacctggtcatcattactgatcacTGACTGAAAGGACCCTTCATGGACAGGAATGAATGTAACTATAAGCTGGAACATGTTTTCTAACCTGTGTAGATCACTAGACTGTACATCGGGGGAGTTATGGGGAACTTGTCCTTAAAAAGGAAATTGGTTTTAGGCACTGGAGCGCGTGAGGGCAGAATGACCAGCATGATGCCGGAATTTAGGAGTCATTGACGAGAGATTCACAGAAAGTAATTCGTTTTCATTGGACAAAAGAAAGGCGGAAGGATTAAAATTGTTCAAATGTTTAGGGGAATGAATCAGTTGGATGCTCAGTTAACTTAGATCCTGTACACGAGACCTGGGGAAAAGGACAAAATGAATAAAGACTCCAGCAAAACTGAAGCTTGGAGGAACATCAAAGCCCCCACCACCAGCATAGTGCAGGCAGTACAGAGAAGAGCATCAGTGCAAACACCACTAAGGCAGCTCATATTGGCTGCCCGATTGTTTTGCCACCAACTGTACAAAAGAATCACAAGATCGATAAATAGCAATGAGTCCATTTGGCCTGATTTTAGATCATCAATCAGAAAGTAAAAAGTTACACTCCCCTCATCCCACCACATCCATATCATTCTCAGGTAATCCCTACATTACCCTACCCAGATATCCATTCCATTACGTTGATCGCTCTTTTTGAAGGAGTGCTTCCTCACATGAGTCTTAAATTTCCCGTTTTTCTCATTTGAAGCTGTGTCATTCTGCCACAGTTTAGTTTGAAGCGATGCTCCAGATTTATCTTTTCCACACCATTTCTGATTTTCCCCTCCTTCCTGTTCTGTTATAGCCAGGGCgtttccagcaatggcttctcttcccagccCTGCACCATTGCCTTCAGAGTCCCTGAAAGAtccattcttggccccctcctcttccacATCTGCATGCTGCCTCTTGACAATATCATGGGCAGACATGGAGTCAGCTTCCACGTGTAATCATCAAGTGCACTGCCAACACAAGGGCCCTGCACGCTGAATGTTGACACACTCCTAGAAGGTGCCTAGTAACTTGGCCACTTGAGTGGCATACATCTTCCCTCATGTTCCACTTTGCAATGTACATCCCTTTACATTACTTGCTTGCAGGAGAATGCACATAACAAAAGACAGTGcatgcagactggaaagagccaccAATGCTCTGACCATTAACTTCATTACAAGAGGACCATGCAGATTCTGGAAAGGAGGCAGGTGTGGTTAGAGGTCTCTCCTTAACCTGTGGCTATTATATTTGATTTTCATTTCTTACTTCCttattcactcattcattcactccccACATGCAGGCAGGCATTGCAGCATTTCACACTGCAACCCTTTttgtacaactattttaagttgtgatcagtaatcaagtgccccatgATAAAAGGGGGAAGGACACTCCAAAAActtatcaagtgcccccttgtttttttttttgaggatacTAAagtacaaattatacaagtgccccctggctaaaagagaggggcgggggcactaaaaccggcacaataaacaaattaagctttagacaaaaaacatcaaatcaaaatttggttgcctgatgtgatgatgcacttcagtccctccggcgcccacctctcacggaaggccgcgagcgtaccggtggacaccgtgtgctccatctccagggacacactggctcgGATGTCAAACATGTAAGGGGCACTCTGTAGGACTCAGCATTTCACAGTGTTTTGAGCCAGCATACAATGAGCAGCAATGCTACGGGCTCCAAAAACCATGTTATCAACTCCATACTGTGCAGCTGGATCTGATTCTTAGAGAAGTCACCCTCAGTAACACATGCTTTTTGATGTTCCTGAACTCCGCTTGCAATAGTCCTGACTAACTGTGTCTGCTTCCAAACAGAACCCGGGTTACTATGACATCATGGCCTCAGACATATCCGTGTGGCACGTGCCCAACGACACGCCCAGAACGAGCTGGAGACATGCGGCAATCCTCCGCTATCACACCCAGACCAAGTTCCTGCATCGTTACGGGGGGAACCTGTTTCAGCTTTACAAGGTGAGTGTTCCAGCATTGTCGAAGCTGCAATGCCACATTTGAATTTGCCCCGAAACGCACTCAAAATTGtgctggttaggttacagttcaagtcTCCGATAATATTCATCTGCACAATCACAAAATTAAAACCTTTCATGAACCAGCGCATTCACACAGCGTAATAAAACATAATtgtttctttttcttctttccattaaaagtattccttgatgtatttaagagtgataacacagtgcagttttattaatacagctataAATTGGGTTTATCagaaaaaaaataagcatttttaataaatgTCCAATCCTCCTCCTGagtgtaacctgatttaaaatgacCGAAAATCGCCTTAataaaactatactgaaccatttaattgGTTCAGTAGTGTACACTATagccagtttcttagtaaattaaatacttttggaaatAAAATAGCTGCAACatgccctcagtgctgcactgaagtagcAGCCTGGTCATGCAGTCAAGTCCCTGCAGTAAAGCTTGAATCTAAATGTTCTGACTGAGAGATGAGAATATTACCACTGGGCCAGGCTGATAATCTGGAATTGTGTTGGCAGGGGTCCAATAGAGCAGGTGGTGAGCTTTTCATGGAAAGCGTTGGGTCGGAAGATATTGGGGGTTGGGGGAGAAAGGAACTGCAAAGTTAGGAGGAGGACTGGGAGAAgtgggcgcagggagaggagggggcATAGGGGGACGAGACGGCCAAGCGGATTGTTTTTCAATGTGTGGACAATATGTTCTATTTCAGCGTTACCCTGTAGAATACAACAAAGGGAAATGCCCAGGTGATAACGGACCTTTCACTCCCATCACCTATGACGACGGCGATAGGCAGAAGATACGCAATTTTTACGGGACTTCTGTTCGAGGTAAGTGCAATGTGCAGGGGTTTAAGTGAATTACTCTATGTTAATATTCAAGGTTCAAGAGCATTGCCTTCTGAAACAAAAACATAGATTTCTGGTCGGTGGAATCAGTCCATTTGCCATGGAGAAGTCAGGCAAGGGCCATGAAACTGCTCACTGATCTGTAGTAGGTATTGCAAAGCAGCTCTTGAATGGGCAGAGGCTGTATctaaaagaaaggacttgcatttatattgcatttcTGCATCTTTAGAATATCCTAAAGTATTTCACAGCTGATAATTCAAACTTTTGAAATATTGTTTTGTCGGCAAAAGCAGCAGCTAAGTtgaacacagcaaagtcccacatacagcaaggaagttatgctgaaccttcatAAATCACTGGTCAGGCCCCAACTGGAAtaatgtggccaattctgggcactgcactttaggaaggatgtcaaggccttagagagggtgcagaggaggtttactagaatggtacctgggCTGAAacacttcagttaagtggagagactagagaaattggggttgttctccgtagagcagagaaggttaaggggagatttgatagcagtgttcaaactcatgaaggattttaaataaggagaaactgtttccagtagcagaagggtcggtaaccagagggcacagattgaaggtaattggcaaaagaatcagaggcgataTGAAGACTttattttttacgcagtgagttgtgatgtcctggaatgcactgcctgaaagggtggaggaagcagattcaataataatcttcaaaatggaattggataaatactggaaggggaaagttTGCTGGCCAATGGATAAACAGCATGGGGGTggaactaattggagagctctttcaaagagccggcggaAGTGCGATGGGGCGATTGGCctcctgtatcattctatgattctaaacaatGACTAAGGGATAAatcctggccaggacaccaggggggaGAAATTGACTAACCCACGAAAACGTGCCTGGGGATTTCAGTGTGTGATTAACCCGCGCCTGTTCAATGCGTTGCAGGCAGCATGGTAAGTTGGTGCCTGATGCTCTTTTACATGATCTCTGCATGCAGCCAACACTAACcccactgttcattggctgcacataTCAGCAGGGGCCCGATATCTCGAGTGGCCatcgctacttaaaggcagcctgcacctcttaaagtggaagtgcattgtggctgcaagaagtggtgggaattttttttaaagacaaTCTGGGCTGTGATACTTGAGCAATGGCTAAAcatgtgagagagtgagcacaaaggTTTTCAGaaaatgcactggaggtcttggtagaTGTGGTGGAAAGAAGGAGAGATCGCCTATATCTGCAGGGGGCAGCAGGTCTCCAGACATTtgctcaggaggcagtggaaaCAAGTAGTGTCAGAGGTTAATGCCAGGAGTGTGGCTCCAAGAACATAATGCAGTGCAGGCAGAAGTTTAACAATCTCATACAAGTcatcaaggtgagtgagttcatcttcaaatggcagaTCCCAACAACTGCACCACTAACTTCATCAACTGCTCAATTCACTATAACCCTATCGCTCATCTCTCTATCATCGAGCACTCAACCCTAAAATCCAGATGCATTACCTcttcctcacacacttagcactgttgcaagtctcGCATCCACAACTGACAGCTCACACACACTGGCAACTGATCAACTATGTTTTAACCTCTATTGAAGAGACAGTGCTGACCGTTATgggaaggggcatcactgaggcCGTGGCCACTGGCGGGACTGGAGGGATTGACGATGAGGGTATCTACATACtcaatcctccttctctcattcaacttcaccctcatcccacaatctcttctgactcacaagctgcagagagtgtaagcacacacttcttactttctcctctcccctcaccaaacCCTTAAAGGCAACATGGGCTGTGATATTTAGTaatcagtggaggaagaggaaaaagacagtgaagatgaagacacaCCATTACTCGATCTTGCActtccagccaccagctcagagactgaaaCTGCGAGTATTTTAGAGGCTAGGTTTGAGGAGGGACTCTGCATGTAATGAGACACCGAGCTTCAGTACATAGGAGCCAGGCAGagggaaaggatagcgcaggttACAGCTCACCAAAGGGCGaggtcacacactagttctgctgcagaggactcaggtgaGGACATTGATGGGCCAAGCTACAgaaaaaggctgatgggtgtacagaACCAGGCGCCTGCACTCAATGTCaatggagcatggaggagtccagcatcaACTTGACACAGAGCTTTGCGCAGACCTTGCCAACATAGAGCAGGTGGTCATCTCTGTCAACACACCTGTGGAACCCTTTATGATGCAGTGTCTGCtggccgatgtcacagcttccattgcagcacaaacagcttcaaTTGAATGTTTGAAAGGAACAGGGGAAGCTCAAACTGCTGCCTTGCAAACTCAGTCTGCTGCTATCgtggct is a genomic window of Pristiophorus japonicus isolate sPriJap1 chromosome 4, sPriJap1.hap1, whole genome shotgun sequence containing:
- the LOC139262252 gene encoding intelectin-1a-like codes for the protein MKAALFLLLVILNIEQSSSLGSDDEIDFANRDIDIAYVLGDIRENEQGCPNKPHDFNNLTRSCRELKEKHHITQDGIQMLRTKDGSLYQAFCDMTTNGGGWTLVASVHENNMYGKCTTGDRWSSQQGNDARCPAGDRSWSNYVTFGSTDGATSDDLKNPGYYDIMASDISVWHVPNDTPRTSWRHAAILRYHTQTKFLHRYGGNLFQLYKRYPVEYNKGKCPGDNGPFTPITYDDGDRQKIRNFYGTSVRGEFEPGFVQFRVFNNEKAALAMCSGMKTKGCNSEHFCIGGGGYFPEGAPRQCGDFASFDWNGYGTGRAYSATKVITEAAVLIFYR